From Helicoverpa armigera isolate CAAS_96S chromosome 19, ASM3070526v1, whole genome shotgun sequence, one genomic window encodes:
- the LOC135118246 gene encoding LOW QUALITY PROTEIN: uncharacterized protein LOC135118246 (The sequence of the model RefSeq protein was modified relative to this genomic sequence to represent the inferred CDS: inserted 2 bases in 1 codon; substituted 1 base at 1 genomic stop codon): MSNIRVSVRNQYVNQYGLPIANKIRRLEDLKTKRARFITSLNFLKRCRDNSIIPTCAIISPRKDIRGSAKILNQASKKLLQQLIQNTRSDLHRVNQDIEASSHELKIDLTTFDFNNCMKILDEREKSKYNECKTDKXNQIXKLTSKSNVQNNTRKENGTRPLPASQSRAVVNLSKNVLDENTVQVLSKGLNFAVTPRKIPVESIICNVEDCLFKNKINKHDSEAIRQDISSVLRRNILPKPNLNKNQYLALKNLRDRPELTILRADKGNATVVMDTSDYNDKIQDLLSDVSTYKQVKTDPTTKH, from the exons atgtctaatattcgcgtaagtgtcagaaatcaatatgttaacCAGTACGGACTGccaattgcaaataaaatacgcCGGTTGGAAGATCTCAAGACGAAGCGCGCAAGATTCATAACATCCTTGAATTTCTTGAAGAGATGCAGAGACAACAGCATCATTCCTACGTGTGCCATAATTTCACCAAGGAAGGACATACGAGGAAGCGCTAAGATCTTAAACCAGGCAAGTAAAAAGTTACTACAGCagttaatacaaaatacacgATCCGATTTGCACCGCGTTAATCAAGACATTGAGGCGTCATCCCATGAATTAAAGATAGATTTAACtacatttgattttaataattgcatGAAAATACTAGATGAGCgcgaaaaatctaaatataatgaATGCAAAACAGACAA TAATCAAATTTGAAAACTAACGTCTAAATCAAATGTCCAAAATAACACACGAAAAGAAAACGGAACGCGCCCGTTACCTGCGAGCCAATCACGCGCAGTTGTCAATCTATCAAAAAATGTCTTGGATGAAAATACGGTTCAAGTGTTATCGAAAGGCCTAAATTTTGCTGTAACACCTCGAAAAATACCGGTAGAAAGCATTATATGCAACGTGGAAGACtgcctgtttaaaaataaaatcaataaacatgaTTCGGAGGCGATACGTCAGGACATTTCGTCTGTATTACGTCGCAACATACTGCCCAAAccgaatctaaataaaaatcaatatctaGCGTTAAAAAACCTTCGCGACAGGCCTGAATTAACAATTCTACGTGCAGATAAAGGTAATGCTACGGTGGTGATGGATACGTCAGATTACAATGataaaatacaagaccttttatcggatgtaagtacatataaacaagTGAAGACCGACCCCAcaacaaaacattga